The Panacibacter microcysteis genome includes a window with the following:
- a CDS encoding redoxin domain-containing protein — protein MSTIIGQKAPELQLYDTERNLVNLADLQGSNVLLLFFPLAFTGVCTKELCSVRDNIAAYNNINAKVLGISVDSPQTLARFKEEQHLNFPLLSDFNKEASAAYGCLYESFIGWMKGVSKRSAFIIDKDGLVQYEEVLENAGELPDFEKINQKLAELN, from the coding sequence ATGAGCACAATAATAGGACAAAAAGCACCGGAGTTACAACTGTACGATACAGAAAGAAACCTTGTAAACCTGGCCGATCTTCAGGGCAGCAATGTACTGCTACTCTTTTTTCCATTGGCATTTACAGGTGTTTGTACAAAAGAGCTGTGCAGCGTAAGAGACAACATTGCTGCCTATAACAATATAAATGCAAAAGTGCTTGGCATTTCAGTAGATTCTCCGCAAACCCTTGCCCGGTTTAAAGAAGAGCAACACCTGAATTTTCCGTTACTGAGCGATTTTAACAAAGAGGCTTCTGCAGCATACGGTTGTTTGTACGAGTCATTTATTGGATGGATGAAAGGTGTTTCCAAGAGGTCTGCGTTTATCATTGACAAGGATGGCCTCGTGCAGTATGAAGAGGTGTTGGAAAATGCCGGAGAACTGCCAGACTTTGAAAAAATCAACCAAAAATTAGCGGAACTCAATTAA
- a CDS encoding T9SS type A sorting domain-containing protein, with the protein MNRILHISFLTKRLLTFIIIILMTGYSFASGTQVKIIKCYPNPATSVVNFEFQNGGDKNAILQIYSFSGKKMKDVSLASGKATVILDNDYYRGIYVYRLTDKNGRIIETGKFQVVK; encoded by the coding sequence ATGAATAGAATTTTACACATTTCTTTTCTTACAAAGCGTTTGCTAACCTTCATCATAATAATTTTGATGACAGGTTATTCATTTGCTTCAGGTACCCAGGTAAAGATTATAAAATGCTATCCCAACCCGGCTACATCTGTTGTAAATTTTGAATTTCAAAATGGTGGTGATAAAAATGCAATCTTGCAGATTTACAGCTTCTCAGGAAAAAAAATGAAAGATGTTTCACTTGCATCAGGAAAAGCAACTGTAATCCTGGATAATGATTATTATCGTGGTATTTATGTTTACAGGCTTACAGATAAAAATGGACGCATAATAGAAACAGGTAAATTCCAGGTTGTTAAATAA
- a CDS encoding PorP/SprF family type IX secretion system membrane protein translates to MKAASAIILSMTGFAMHALAQDPHFSQFFEAPLLRNPSLAGLFAGDIRVQGVYRNQWGSVTIPYQTGSLNAEYKQPVGQGNDFLTTGLQLLYDKAGITNFTTTNIYPAINYHKSLSDVENRYLSLGFMGGFVQRRIDRSKMTTNNQYDGNGYNPGLADGELFTQTNYNYWDGSFGMSYNSSIKGSETDNYFIGVAYHHFNRPLNSFYKNPPVELKPKWVVSGGMRFTTSETSFITIQADFSKQGEYNEAIAGATYSVKIGEDYTKPKYVIHAGGYLRLKDAFIPVIKLDYNPFSISMSYDANVSQLKTASQGRGGFELAISYTGFLDRNNTTQNAVLCPKF, encoded by the coding sequence ATGAAGGCTGCCAGCGCCATAATACTGTCAATGACAGGTTTTGCTATGCATGCTTTGGCACAGGATCCTCACTTTTCGCAGTTTTTTGAAGCGCCTCTTTTACGAAATCCATCACTTGCGGGGCTTTTTGCTGGCGATATACGTGTACAGGGTGTATATCGTAACCAATGGGGCAGCGTTACTATACCTTACCAGACCGGTTCTTTGAATGCAGAATATAAACAGCCGGTAGGCCAGGGAAATGATTTTCTTACTACAGGCCTGCAGTTATTGTACGATAAAGCGGGTATTACAAATTTTACCACCACCAATATTTACCCGGCCATTAATTATCATAAGTCTTTGAGCGATGTGGAGAACAGGTATTTATCACTTGGGTTTATGGGTGGTTTTGTACAAAGGCGTATAGACAGGTCTAAAATGACCACCAATAATCAGTATGACGGCAATGGTTATAACCCGGGCCTGGCAGATGGCGAGTTGTTTACCCAAACAAATTATAATTACTGGGATGGCAGCTTCGGCATGTCTTACAACTCTTCTATAAAAGGCAGTGAAACAGACAATTATTTCATCGGCGTGGCGTATCACCATTTTAACAGGCCGCTCAACTCTTTTTATAAAAATCCGCCGGTGGAATTGAAACCGAAATGGGTGGTTTCCGGCGGTATGCGCTTTACCACATCTGAAACGTCTTTCATTACCATACAGGCAGATTTTAGCAAGCAGGGTGAATATAATGAAGCTATTGCCGGCGCAACTTATTCTGTAAAAATTGGAGAAGATTATACAAAGCCGAAATATGTTATTCATGCCGGCGGCTACCTTCGGTTGAAAGATGCATTTATACCGGTAATAAAACTAGACTACAACCCGTTTTCCATATCTATGAGTTACGATGCCAATGTTTCCCAGTTAAAAACTGCAAGCCAGGGCAGGGGCGGGTTCGAGCTGGCTATTTCCTATACAGGCTTTCTCGATCGCAACAATACCACGCAAAACGCGGTACTTTGTCCAAAATTCTAG
- a CDS encoding PKD domain-containing protein — protein sequence MISICTLWQHRIFLFRRLTLLVIAVFSCVVVFSQVTADFNASVTTGCSPLLVKFTDASSGAPSQWLWDLGNGVRSTIDNPSTIYSTPGTYTVKLRIRGAGGEDSIIKTNYITVYAKPTPKFSVSPATGCIPLDVNFVDSSDPGSGTIQSWVWDFGDGTSSIDQSPAHTYISAGTFNVSLFLVNSFGCQQSVIKPAIVNPSDSVHADFDYNYTNICRPPTLVNFTNKSVSASPLTYAWDFGNGATSAATNPSQTYTTPGTFNVRLIANNGTGCADTVTHPISIGNVSANFSIPQGICINEPAVMQDSSSPVAVSATWDFGDGTTGTGLSVTHTYTTLGTYTVTYTANFGGCTSIVTKTVNVTGKPVAAFNSASVLTSCTAPLTVAFNNTSAGAAGYLWDFGDGSTSTEFAPQHTYTISGNFTVKLTATSAGGCSHTITRTNYVRINQPKITGFSNLPFLGCAPATVPFKAIITSPEKIDTYLWSFGDGATSGQQAPTHTYQNTGTFNVTLTVTTVSGCTATYTLPSAVDLSPKPVAAFNATPVSGCASDSIHFRDESIGNVDTWTWLFGDGYASSSQNPIHHYRDTGNFSVVLIVASNGCSDTLERLNYINIDPPVAAFTTNESCALPYIKDFQDNSIAPQSWNWDFGDGSTSTIPSPSHTYTTPGTYTATLIVKNAGCSDTLSNTILVIDEQPKFKARPLTGKACKYNDIEFSAGNLNMANVTGIRWIFGDGITTVFSVNNDTIIHRFDSAATFNTRMIVSYINGCYDTIFSETPIVIKGPKADFSNAAGTCAGSLFTFTDLSIPNTAALTRWDWNFGDGNTATFNSQPFQHTYADSGTYAVQLKVYDADGCYDSVLKAASVIIGKPYAIFSIADTLKCTSNDVVFVDSSAGLSLQYTWDFGDGTTSAQQSPVHRYQNEGIYTVKLKVTDVYGCMDSMVKPASVTISNPIAAFTISDSASRCTLPVQTTSQSQNYSTLNWDFGDGGTSTLDDPFHLYTVPGPYKIMLVAQGYGTCYDTAYRNVELKGPYGTFQFTNNDGCFPHAVNFKATATSTVAYIWDFGDGAVKKTIPDSTSYTYTTPGIFVPRLLLEDSSGCTVAIESSDTAKILGVKPKFYFQGSIGCDSSLVLFTDSSYVSLDPLASVVWNFGDGNTSGVVSPGHYYKASGDYLVTQTVTSVAGCISTYTLPIQVDINKAPKLVLSVTDSACVNSEVLFGVTDTAAIPETLQWLWNIGNGNQYNTPSFSYTYTAPGVYTVSVTATADVTGCADTVSKSLTILGLPAVNAGVDTSICVNTFATLSPSGAASYVWVPNASLSCTNCTNPLAGPSATTTYYVTGADAFGCQASDSVVVNVVLPTRLVLSTNSDTLCTGSFIQLAASGADRYQWQPPTGLSNPGISNPVATPSVSTLYTVTGSDNVGCFADTQQVYIEVAPLPVFSIKDSFVTLNAGSQYTITTTSSPDVISWKWEPPTGLQTPVSAQPVASPKTKTTYIGTGINNWGCTATDQITIDVLCNNANVFIPNTFSPNRDGVNEIFLPRGKGLYSIKSMKVFNRWGVAVFEKWNFAANNQTQDGGWDGNYQGKPQPSDVYIYVIDIVCENGTPLSYKGNVTLIR from the coding sequence AAATTTACAGACGCATCGTCAGGCGCTCCATCACAATGGCTGTGGGACCTTGGTAATGGTGTAAGATCAACGATTGACAACCCCAGTACAATCTATTCTACACCGGGTACTTATACAGTAAAGCTTCGTATACGAGGTGCAGGCGGGGAAGATTCAATAATCAAAACAAATTATATAACGGTTTACGCAAAGCCGACACCTAAGTTTAGCGTTTCGCCGGCAACAGGTTGTATACCCCTGGATGTAAATTTTGTAGATTCCAGTGACCCTGGAAGTGGTACCATTCAAAGCTGGGTGTGGGATTTTGGTGATGGAACTTCATCAATTGACCAAAGCCCTGCCCATACATACATATCGGCCGGCACATTCAATGTCAGTTTATTCCTGGTAAATAGTTTTGGTTGTCAGCAATCTGTAATAAAACCAGCCATTGTTAACCCTTCAGACTCTGTGCATGCAGATTTTGATTATAATTATACTAACATTTGCCGCCCGCCAACGCTGGTTAATTTTACAAATAAATCGGTTTCTGCATCGCCACTCACTTATGCATGGGATTTTGGCAATGGCGCAACATCTGCGGCTACTAATCCATCGCAGACATACACCACGCCGGGAACGTTTAATGTGCGGCTGATTGCAAACAACGGCACTGGTTGCGCTGATACCGTTACCCACCCTATTTCAATAGGTAACGTTTCGGCCAATTTTTCCATACCGCAGGGAATTTGTATAAACGAGCCGGCGGTTATGCAGGACTCATCCAGCCCTGTTGCAGTTTCAGCCACCTGGGATTTTGGCGATGGCACAACAGGTACCGGCTTGAGCGTTACGCATACATACACTACCCTTGGTACTTACACAGTTACCTATACTGCAAATTTTGGAGGATGTACAAGTATTGTGACCAAAACGGTAAATGTAACAGGCAAGCCGGTTGCGGCTTTTAACTCTGCATCAGTACTTACATCGTGTACGGCACCTTTAACGGTGGCATTTAACAATACTTCTGCCGGGGCAGCAGGATACCTGTGGGATTTTGGAGACGGCTCAACATCAACCGAATTTGCACCGCAACATACTTATACCATTAGCGGTAACTTTACTGTTAAACTAACAGCAACAAGTGCAGGCGGTTGTAGTCACACTATCACAAGAACGAACTATGTACGTATCAATCAGCCAAAAATAACAGGGTTTTCGAATTTACCATTTTTAGGCTGTGCACCCGCAACTGTTCCATTCAAGGCCATCATTACCAGCCCGGAGAAGATTGATACATACCTCTGGAGTTTTGGAGACGGTGCTACATCCGGCCAGCAGGCTCCTACGCATACATACCAGAATACCGGAACATTCAATGTAACACTAACTGTAACCACTGTCAGTGGTTGTACCGCTACATACACTTTACCATCTGCAGTTGATCTCTCTCCAAAACCGGTTGCTGCCTTTAACGCCACTCCTGTAAGCGGTTGTGCATCTGATAGTATACATTTCAGGGATGAAAGCATTGGTAATGTGGATACATGGACGTGGCTTTTCGGAGATGGCTATGCAAGCTCCAGCCAAAACCCTATACATCATTACAGAGATACAGGTAACTTTTCTGTAGTGCTTATTGTGGCTTCGAATGGTTGTAGTGATACGTTGGAAAGACTGAACTACATTAACATCGACCCGCCCGTTGCCGCGTTTACAACCAATGAAAGCTGTGCTTTGCCATACATAAAGGATTTCCAGGACAATTCGATAGCTCCACAAAGCTGGAACTGGGATTTTGGTGATGGCTCAACATCAACAATACCCAGCCCATCGCACACATACACAACACCTGGAACATACACAGCTACATTGATCGTAAAGAATGCAGGTTGTTCTGATACGCTTTCCAATACTATTTTGGTGATTGATGAGCAGCCTAAATTTAAAGCACGTCCTTTAACAGGTAAAGCCTGTAAGTATAACGATATTGAATTCTCGGCAGGCAATCTTAATATGGCGAACGTTACGGGTATAAGATGGATTTTTGGCGATGGCATTACCACCGTTTTTAGTGTTAACAACGACACAATTATCCATCGCTTTGACAGTGCTGCAACATTCAACACAAGAATGATCGTAAGCTATATCAACGGCTGCTACGATACCATTTTTTCGGAAACACCGATTGTTATCAAAGGGCCTAAAGCAGATTTTTCCAATGCAGCAGGAACCTGCGCAGGTTCTTTGTTTACGTTTACAGATTTGTCAATACCAAATACGGCAGCACTTACACGTTGGGATTGGAATTTTGGCGATGGTAACACCGCTACTTTTAACAGTCAGCCTTTTCAACATACTTATGCTGATTCCGGAACGTATGCGGTACAATTAAAAGTCTATGACGCTGATGGTTGCTATGACAGTGTGCTTAAAGCTGCGTCTGTAATAATTGGCAAGCCCTATGCTATTTTTTCCATTGCCGACACTTTAAAGTGTACCTCTAATGATGTGGTATTTGTGGATTCATCGGCCGGTTTGTCGTTGCAGTATACGTGGGATTTCGGTGACGGTACTACTTCTGCACAGCAGTCGCCCGTGCACAGATACCAGAATGAAGGCATCTACACCGTTAAACTTAAAGTAACAGATGTGTACGGTTGTATGGATTCGATGGTTAAACCAGCTTCTGTCACCATTTCTAATCCTATAGCCGCATTTACAATCTCAGATTCTGCTTCTCGTTGTACATTGCCTGTTCAGACTACCAGCCAGTCTCAAAACTACAGTACGCTAAACTGGGATTTTGGAGACGGCGGTACATCAACTCTGGATGATCCATTCCATTTATACACAGTACCGGGTCCATACAAAATAATGTTGGTTGCCCAGGGTTATGGTACATGCTACGATACCGCCTACCGCAATGTTGAGTTAAAAGGTCCGTATGGTACATTTCAATTCACCAATAATGATGGCTGTTTTCCTCATGCTGTAAATTTTAAAGCTACTGCAACAAGTACCGTGGCATATATATGGGATTTTGGTGATGGTGCGGTAAAGAAAACAATACCTGACAGCACTTCTTATACTTATACAACTCCGGGTATATTCGTACCCAGGCTGCTGCTGGAAGATTCCAGCGGTTGTACGGTTGCAATAGAGTCTTCAGATACAGCGAAAATACTTGGTGTAAAACCCAAGTTTTACTTCCAGGGCAGTATTGGTTGTGATTCGTCGCTGGTTTTATTTACCGATTCGTCTTATGTTTCATTAGATCCATTAGCAAGCGTAGTATGGAATTTTGGTGATGGAAATACTTCCGGTGTTGTAAGCCCGGGCCATTATTATAAGGCATCAGGAGATTACCTCGTTACCCAAACGGTTACTTCCGTAGCAGGATGTATTTCAACCTATACTTTGCCAATACAGGTTGACATAAATAAAGCGCCCAAACTTGTACTCAGCGTAACTGATTCTGCCTGCGTGAACAGTGAAGTTCTTTTCGGCGTAACAGATACGGCTGCAATTCCAGAAACCTTGCAATGGCTTTGGAATATTGGCAATGGCAATCAATACAACACGCCGTCATTCAGCTATACATATACCGCACCGGGTGTATATACAGTAAGTGTAACAGCTACTGCAGATGTAACCGGTTGTGCAGATACAGTGTCAAAAAGCCTCACAATACTTGGACTACCTGCGGTAAACGCCGGTGTAGATACGTCTATATGTGTAAACACATTTGCAACCCTTAGTCCATCGGGTGCGGCAAGCTATGTGTGGGTTCCAAATGCTTCATTGAGTTGCACAAATTGTACAAACCCGTTGGCCGGTCCTTCGGCAACTACTACCTATTATGTAACCGGCGCCGATGCTTTTGGTTGCCAGGCATCAGACTCGGTTGTGGTAAACGTGGTATTGCCTACCAGGCTCGTATTGTCAACCAACAGCGATACATTATGTACCGGTAGTTTTATACAACTGGCCGCGAGTGGTGCTGACAGATATCAATGGCAGCCGCCAACAGGCTTAAGCAATCCAGGTATCAGCAATCCTGTAGCTACGCCCTCTGTAAGTACTTTATACACTGTGACAGGTAGTGATAATGTTGGGTGTTTCGCCGATACACAGCAGGTATATATAGAAGTAGCGCCGTTGCCTGTCTTCTCTATAAAAGATAGTTTTGTTACGCTTAATGCAGGTTCTCAGTATACCATCACCACTACCAGTTCTCCGGATGTAATTTCCTGGAAGTGGGAGCCGCCGACAGGTTTACAAACACCTGTATCAGCGCAGCCGGTGGCCTCTCCCAAAACCAAAACAACTTATATAGGTACCGGTATAAATAACTGGGGTTGTACCGCCACCGATCAAATAACCATTGATGTGTTGTGCAATAATGCCAATGTATTTATTCCAAATACTTTCTCTCCAAACCGCGACGGTGTAAATGAAATATTCCTGCCACGCGGTAAAGGGTTGTACAGCATTAAATCGATGAAAGTATTTAACAGATGGGGTGTAGCGGTGTTTGAGAAATGGAATTTTGCAGCAAATAATCAAACGCAGGATGGCGGCTGGGATGGTAATTACCAGGGTAAGCCGCAGCCATCAGATGTTTATATTTATGTTATTGATATTGTTTGTGAAAATGGTACACCGCTTAGTTATAAGGGTAACGTAACGTTGATAAGGTAG